Proteins from one Halococcus sediminicola genomic window:
- a CDS encoding AMP-binding protein — MQTYEDFAEYELQWEDQEDWLLPKILEHQAHERPDEPFLQWETTDQVATFAETDCTVNCLAHGLRERGVEKGDHVLLMLPNSPEYVFLWFALSKIGAVEVPVNTSYKRDTLAHVANLTEADFGIFHDSFGQRILEIESSLNHLSDIVLLGDKPLRNTTDSSIEFGRYEGILTDDDSKPEADLSFNDTASIIMTSGTTGPSKAIQKTYAHQYFFAEQCVNITQLTSEDIYMTGNPLFHSNGQVLVIFPALIMGAKVALFEKFSASGWVDRLHETGATVCNFLGSMMDFVYQQPEREIDDNNDLRCLFAAPTAYGIKNEFEDRYGIEFTTEVIGTTETCMPVLTPYGVDRPNGAAGVLLSDYFDVQLVDPETDWPVETGTMGEYTIRPEIPWIMTPGYYGMPEKTVEALRNGWFHTGDGLRRDEDGWFYFVDRMGDTLRRRGENISTYEVEQPLLSHPAVEECAVVGIKAEEEGGEDEVKAWLTVKQGQSATEVELIEWANERMPYFMVPRYLEVVDELPKTENEKIQKAKLREWGNSEQTWDRKAVGVEVSRD; from the coding sequence ATGCAGACCTACGAGGATTTCGCCGAGTATGAACTGCAGTGGGAGGACCAAGAAGACTGGCTACTCCCGAAAATACTCGAACACCAAGCGCACGAACGCCCCGACGAACCGTTCTTACAATGGGAAACCACCGACCAAGTCGCCACCTTCGCTGAGACCGACTGTACCGTGAACTGCCTCGCTCACGGGTTACGTGAGCGCGGCGTCGAGAAAGGCGACCACGTCTTGTTGATGCTGCCCAACTCGCCGGAGTACGTTTTCCTCTGGTTCGCACTGAGCAAGATCGGCGCGGTTGAGGTCCCCGTGAACACGAGCTACAAGCGAGACACGCTGGCCCACGTTGCCAACCTCACTGAGGCGGATTTCGGCATCTTTCATGATTCGTTCGGACAGCGCATTCTTGAGATCGAGTCGTCACTGAATCACCTCTCGGATATCGTCCTCTTAGGCGATAAACCCCTGAGAAATACCACGGACTCCTCGATCGAATTCGGTCGTTATGAGGGCATACTCACTGATGACGATTCAAAGCCCGAGGCTGACCTCTCATTCAATGACACCGCGTCGATTATCATGACCTCGGGAACTACAGGCCCCTCAAAGGCGATTCAGAAAACCTATGCTCATCAGTACTTCTTCGCCGAGCAGTGTGTCAACATCACCCAGCTCACCAGCGAGGACATCTACATGACGGGGAACCCACTGTTTCACTCGAACGGGCAAGTGCTTGTCATTTTCCCAGCTTTGATCATGGGTGCAAAGGTCGCCCTTTTCGAAAAATTCTCTGCATCGGGATGGGTCGACCGCCTCCACGAGACCGGCGCGACTGTCTGTAACTTCCTCGGATCGATGATGGATTTCGTCTACCAACAACCAGAACGCGAGATCGACGACAATAACGATCTCCGATGTCTGTTTGCCGCCCCCACTGCCTACGGCATCAAAAACGAGTTCGAGGACCGCTACGGGATCGAATTCACTACAGAAGTCATCGGTACTACCGAGACTTGTATGCCGGTCCTAACCCCTTACGGGGTCGACAGACCGAACGGGGCCGCAGGAGTTCTTTTGTCGGATTATTTCGACGTTCAGTTGGTCGATCCAGAGACGGATTGGCCAGTCGAAACCGGGACAATGGGTGAGTACACGATTCGTCCGGAGATCCCGTGGATCATGACACCTGGATACTACGGAATGCCGGAGAAAACCGTCGAAGCGCTCCGGAACGGATGGTTTCACACTGGTGATGGTCTCCGACGAGACGAAGACGGCTGGTTTTATTTCGTCGATCGAATGGGTGATACACTCCGCCGGCGTGGGGAAAACATTTCAACGTATGAGGTGGAACAGCCGCTTCTCAGCCATCCCGCGGTTGAGGAGTGCGCCGTCGTCGGAATCAAGGCCGAAGAAGAAGGGGGTGAAGACGAGGTCAAGGCATGGCTCACCGTCAAACAGGGTCAGTCGGCAACAGAGGTAGAACTAATCGAGTGGGCCAACGAGCGAATGCCCTACTTTATGGTGCCGCGTTACCTTGAAGTCGTGGACGAACTTCCGAAGACTGAGAATGAGAAGATTCAGAAGGCGAAACTTCGCGAGTGGGGCAATTCCGAGCAAACCTGGGACCGGAAAGCAGTAGGCGTCGAAGTGAGCAGAGACTAG
- a CDS encoding amidohydrolase family protein — protein MENLTGHARGNCSTANERAGWSSTHKLGNAVVDGSLLRKRGGNFISPTGLVRAMSRIVDVHSHLWAEDWLPKRFWDAFVDIAVRQNEKRGNTVDPERIRESYLPTYWDPTGEKLLELMDENVIDHQVVFGVDFGLALGEPETPIREVNRKISEFGADNTDRISTLATIDPRRPGAVDHIETAITDWGMDGIKLHPTAGFYHHDQETYRLLELARRLNVPVLTDSGPIFAPLYSKYSHPNNLDEVLSDFPDLDIIAAHMSFEWWRDLHAVANSKVNTRLHVDVSGWQERCKERPEEFATAVRHLMDAVGSDRMLFGTDDPAFYPVHPKDEWIGNIRALASRETDPTFTDEEIESLLGQNATRLFDC, from the coding sequence ATGGAGAATCTCACGGGCCATGCCCGAGGCAACTGCAGTACGGCCAACGAAAGGGCTGGATGGTCAAGTACTCACAAACTGGGTAACGCTGTTGTAGATGGCTCCCTCTTGAGAAAGAGAGGCGGGAACTTTATCTCCCCGACGGGTCTCGTTCGAGCTATGTCGAGGATCGTTGACGTGCATTCGCATCTATGGGCAGAGGACTGGCTCCCCAAGCGGTTTTGGGATGCGTTCGTGGACATCGCCGTCCGTCAAAACGAGAAACGAGGGAACACGGTCGATCCAGAGCGAATTCGGGAGTCGTACCTTCCGACGTACTGGGACCCGACCGGTGAGAAACTACTCGAACTGATGGACGAAAACGTAATCGACCACCAGGTCGTCTTCGGGGTCGATTTCGGACTCGCATTAGGAGAGCCAGAGACCCCGATCCGGGAGGTCAACCGCAAAATAAGCGAGTTCGGTGCGGATAACACGGATCGAATTTCAACACTAGCAACGATCGATCCGCGCCGACCGGGTGCAGTCGACCATATAGAGACGGCAATCACAGACTGGGGAATGGACGGGATCAAACTCCACCCCACTGCGGGGTTCTATCACCATGATCAAGAGACCTACCGCCTGCTTGAACTCGCCCGCCGCCTCAACGTACCGGTGCTCACCGATTCGGGTCCGATTTTCGCACCCCTCTATAGCAAGTATTCACACCCCAACAACTTGGACGAGGTCCTCTCTGATTTCCCGGATCTCGACATTATCGCCGCTCATATGTCCTTCGAGTGGTGGCGGGACCTCCATGCGGTCGCGAACTCGAAGGTCAACACACGCCTTCATGTCGACGTTTCGGGCTGGCAGGAACGCTGCAAGGAACGACCGGAGGAGTTCGCGACCGCCGTCCGGCACCTGATGGATGCCGTTGGGAGTGACAGGATGCTGTTCGGAACAGACGACCCGGCATTCTATCCCGTTCATCCAAAAGATGAATGGATCGGGAATATTCGTGCGCTAGCAAGCCGAGAGACCGATCCAACCTTCACGGACGAGGAGATCGAGAGCTTGCTCGGACAAAACGCAACGCGGCTGTTTGACTGCTAA
- a CDS encoding class I adenylate-forming enzyme family protein → MKHNFDLGIEDQESFIERSQHFNVGDLMRKAARMHADNVAVSEPGREVTYAEFNERVNALANSLLSRGYEKGDATVAVLAENRGEYIESYFAAAKVGFLVPALNWRLEEEELVHCAGLVEPDVLIVSDRYREKASWIENGLDDPPDIINFDGDNGDDDYETLIENGSTEEPAPEYDVDPEQGLVVLYTSGTTGLPKGVVISHRAWLARGYTYTIDWNLQRGDGWIAWAPLFHIISADALPAVFSMGGTYYPPDGFDTERIVDILLEKDKGGIGWMFLLPGVINKFLDYLDENDIGAEDMREIREIGALVDLVDPKKVKRVTEKFDMPFKNSYGATEDANVLSAGSNIPVGVMPDDEDLAKVESSYVDLKLIDEDWNEVEGRGELAARGPTLCSGYINNPEANEADFKDGWFRTGDIFVHNDDGTYSFVNRRKYLIKSGGENIYPAELEKVLLQHEEIEEATVVRVSDEKWGEVPRAIVSTFNPDEVDTDELMEMLKGNLANYKLPHFIEIVEPEDFPRSATGKVVREEIEDWEVSETNRVREV, encoded by the coding sequence ATGAAGCACAACTTCGATCTAGGAATAGAAGATCAAGAATCGTTTATTGAACGCTCTCAGCACTTCAACGTTGGTGACTTGATGCGAAAGGCGGCACGGATGCACGCCGACAACGTAGCAGTAAGCGAACCAGGGCGAGAAGTAACGTACGCTGAATTTAATGAACGAGTCAATGCGCTAGCAAACTCGCTTCTCAGTCGTGGATACGAAAAAGGAGACGCTACTGTCGCCGTTCTCGCGGAGAACCGCGGAGAATACATAGAATCCTACTTCGCCGCCGCCAAAGTCGGCTTTTTAGTTCCCGCACTGAACTGGCGGCTCGAAGAAGAAGAACTCGTCCACTGTGCTGGTCTTGTCGAACCCGATGTTCTCATTGTCTCTGATCGATACCGTGAGAAAGCGAGTTGGATCGAAAATGGTCTTGATGACCCACCAGACATCATCAATTTCGACGGCGACAACGGTGATGACGATTATGAGACCCTGATTGAGAACGGCTCAACCGAAGAACCGGCTCCGGAGTACGATGTGGACCCCGAACAGGGACTCGTGGTTCTGTACACTTCGGGAACGACCGGTCTTCCAAAGGGTGTCGTTATCAGTCACCGAGCCTGGCTCGCTCGCGGGTATACCTATACTATCGACTGGAATCTCCAGCGAGGTGATGGCTGGATCGCATGGGCACCTCTATTCCACATCATCTCAGCAGACGCCCTTCCAGCAGTTTTCTCTATGGGTGGGACTTACTACCCGCCGGATGGGTTCGACACGGAACGTATAGTTGATATCCTGCTGGAGAAAGACAAAGGTGGGATCGGTTGGATGTTCTTGCTCCCTGGCGTCATCAACAAATTCCTCGATTACCTCGATGAGAACGATATCGGGGCCGAAGACATGCGGGAAATCCGTGAAATTGGTGCACTGGTTGACCTCGTGGACCCGAAAAAAGTCAAACGAGTAACTGAGAAGTTCGATATGCCGTTCAAGAATTCCTATGGAGCAACTGAGGATGCCAACGTACTCAGCGCGGGCAGCAACATTCCTGTAGGTGTTATGCCTGACGATGAGGACCTCGCAAAAGTCGAGTCCTCATATGTGGATTTGAAACTCATCGACGAAGACTGGAATGAAGTCGAAGGCCGAGGTGAACTTGCGGCTCGCGGTCCGACGCTCTGTAGCGGATACATCAACAACCCCGAGGCCAACGAGGCAGACTTCAAAGATGGCTGGTTCCGAACTGGCGACATCTTTGTCCACAATGATGATGGCACCTACAGCTTTGTCAACCGCCGGAAATACCTCATCAAAAGTGGAGGAGAGAATATCTATCCTGCAGAACTCGAAAAGGTACTCCTCCAGCATGAGGAGATTGAAGAGGCAACTGTCGTCCGCGTATCCGACGAAAAGTGGGGAGAAGTACCACGCGCGATTGTCAGTACATTCAACCCAGACGAGGTTGACACAGACGAACTCATGGAGATGTTGAAAGGGAACTTGGCGAACTACAAACTCCCCCATTTCATCGAAATCGTCGAGCCCGAGGATTTCCCTCGTTCCGCAACCGGGAAGGTAGTTCGAGAGGAAATCGAAGACTGGGAAGTCAGCGAAACAAATCGGGTCCGCGAAGTCTGA
- a CDS encoding nuclear transport factor 2 family protein, producing the protein MQEVDDPVAVLTVSNVVHCYMRRMDDHDLDGVLELLHDDCAIDYGDFGYYEGRDEVTDFLEGYIEGETGILDSFHLGINPWITTDGDTATGRWHFLDLGHLEDIGAAWLAGFYEIEFIKVEDEWFIEKLTYDAKYLSPYDEGWVEEPMVI; encoded by the coding sequence ATGCAAGAAGTAGATGATCCAGTGGCGGTGCTTACGGTGTCAAACGTAGTGCACTGCTACATGCGGAGGATGGACGACCACGATCTCGATGGAGTTCTCGAACTGCTCCACGACGATTGCGCCATCGATTACGGCGACTTCGGCTATTACGAGGGCAGAGATGAAGTCACTGACTTTCTTGAGGGGTACATCGAGGGCGAAACGGGGATTCTCGACTCATTCCACCTTGGAATCAACCCCTGGATCACTACGGATGGTGATACTGCAACGGGCCGCTGGCACTTCCTCGATCTAGGGCACCTCGAGGATATCGGCGCTGCGTGGCTCGCCGGGTTTTACGAAATTGAGTTCATCAAAGTCGAAGATGAGTGGTTCATCGAGAAACTCACGTACGATGCAAAGTATCTCTCACCATACGACGAGGGATGGGTCGAAGAACCGATGGTTATCTGA